A single window of Candidatus Flexicrinis affinis DNA harbors:
- a CDS encoding VWA domain-containing protein encodes MFTSPLWLILLAVAIAVPLVERARARRRASRGGAVGAPATWRPRLLWLGGLAAVIIALANPVFGVELDLIDARGGAVMLVLDVSASMDAIDMTPSRLERAKLTALDIVDRAEGNEFGLIVFAQEAYVHLPLTFDAETARLFVQSASTSMITRQGTAIADALDRAIEPLESRGSDSSVIVLLTDGENQVGDPLEAAERARSLGIRVHVIGYGTPEGDVIPVYDAAGNRIGVVANDAGQIVTTRLDEDSLLDIAEAAGSTYQRATDTGIESVAVIDSVQELELGAVGAQLQSLGVSRYGWAVVAALILLGVDIWRRREG; translated from the coding sequence ATGTTCACGTCGCCCCTGTGGTTGATCCTCCTTGCGGTTGCAATTGCTGTTCCGTTAGTCGAACGCGCCCGTGCTCGCCGTCGCGCTTCACGTGGCGGGGCAGTGGGAGCGCCGGCGACGTGGCGGCCAAGGCTGCTCTGGCTTGGCGGATTGGCGGCTGTGATCATCGCGTTGGCGAACCCGGTGTTTGGCGTCGAACTCGACTTGATCGACGCGCGCGGCGGGGCCGTCATGCTGGTGCTTGATGTCAGCGCGAGCATGGACGCCATCGACATGACCCCAAGCCGTCTTGAACGCGCCAAGCTGACGGCGTTGGACATCGTCGACCGGGCCGAAGGCAACGAATTCGGCCTGATCGTGTTTGCGCAAGAAGCCTACGTACACCTGCCGCTGACGTTCGACGCTGAAACGGCACGGCTGTTCGTACAAAGCGCATCGACCAGTATGATTACGCGACAGGGCACGGCCATCGCTGACGCGCTAGATCGGGCAATCGAGCCACTCGAATCGAGAGGCTCGGACAGCAGCGTGATCGTGTTGTTGACCGACGGCGAGAATCAGGTCGGTGACCCGCTTGAAGCGGCCGAACGCGCGCGGAGCCTCGGTATTCGCGTGCATGTGATCGGCTACGGCACGCCCGAAGGAGACGTGATCCCGGTGTATGACGCGGCCGGCAATCGCATCGGCGTCGTGGCGAACGATGCGGGACAGATCGTCACGACGCGGCTGGACGAGGACAGCCTGCTCGATATTGCCGAGGCAGCGGGCAGCACGTATCAGCGCGCCACCGACACCGGCATCGAATCGGTTGCGGTGATCGACTCGGTGCAGGAGTTGGAATTGGGCGCGGTCGGCGCGCAGTTGCAGTCGCTTGGTGTGTCTCGATATGGATGGGCCGTCGTCGCGGCGCTCATTCTGCTGGGCGT
- a CDS encoding VWA domain-containing protein → MDEFRFAHAWALPLLLLAGWVIWKGRWRRRIPARLYGDVRLTRTSVRSWKVRLHPLPDALRAASWCLLVLALARPQAGTAQEVIRGEGIDIVFALDISTSMAALDFQPLNRLETAKVVIGDFVAGREFDRIGVVVYARSAYTLVPLTLDYQTVRTALDGIRLVTELRTTGGNQSALDGTASGVGLLTSAALMRESTARSKVIILLTDGATNSGIDPGLAAEAAAALGIRVFTIGVGRPGQVPIPDEDGEIVLIESDLDEAALQRAADVGGGRYFSAADPDGLAAAASAIDRLERTPVRRQVYIPWRDWAPTILGMALACLFAEWALRTFAFDSVP, encoded by the coding sequence ATGGATGAGTTCCGGTTCGCGCATGCGTGGGCACTTCCGCTACTTCTCTTGGCTGGTTGGGTGATTTGGAAAGGCCGCTGGCGGAGGCGAATCCCTGCGCGTTTGTACGGTGACGTCCGCCTGACGCGAACTAGTGTCCGAAGCTGGAAGGTGCGCCTGCATCCGCTGCCGGATGCGCTTCGTGCTGCGTCGTGGTGCCTGCTGGTGCTCGCGCTGGCCCGGCCGCAGGCCGGAACCGCGCAGGAAGTCATCCGTGGCGAAGGCATTGATATCGTGTTTGCGCTCGACATTTCGACCAGCATGGCGGCTTTGGACTTTCAGCCGTTGAACCGCCTCGAGACGGCGAAGGTCGTGATCGGCGACTTCGTGGCAGGTCGCGAGTTCGACCGGATCGGCGTGGTAGTCTACGCTCGCTCTGCTTATACGTTGGTCCCGCTGACGCTCGATTACCAGACGGTGCGCACGGCGCTTGACGGCATTCGGTTGGTTACCGAACTGCGTACGACAGGCGGTAATCAGTCGGCGCTGGACGGCACAGCTTCGGGCGTCGGGCTGTTGACGTCGGCTGCGCTCATGCGCGAGAGCACTGCCCGAAGCAAGGTCATCATTCTGCTCACAGACGGCGCGACGAACTCGGGGATCGATCCGGGGCTGGCCGCAGAGGCGGCCGCCGCTCTGGGTATTCGCGTTTTCACGATCGGAGTCGGTCGCCCAGGACAGGTGCCCATCCCCGACGAAGACGGCGAAATCGTATTGATCGAGTCCGATTTGGACGAGGCGGCGCTACAACGAGCAGCCGACGTCGGGGGAGGGCGCTACTTCAGCGCGGCCGATCCTGATGGCCTAGCAGCGGCGGCCTCGGCCATCGACCGCCTCGAACGCACGCCGGTTCGCCGTCAGGTGTACATCCCGTGGCGCGACTGGGCGCCGACAATACTGGGCATGGCGCTGGCGTGCCTGTTCGCCGAGTGGGCGCTGCGTACGTTCGCGTTCGATTCGGTACCGTAG
- a CDS encoding DUF58 domain-containing protein, with protein sequence MSAIDPDLIRRVARIELRTRKLVDSSLIGAYRAAFRGRGVTFDAVRPYEPGDDVRHMDWKVSARTGEPHVKQFAAERDLSVMLVIDDSGSMRAGAPRSKRQVAAELAAAVAWIGGRAGDRVGALTVHSGGTTLVPARRGRNHVLRVIRAVLGQDASLRGTDLTTALRMTVQAQRQRGIIFVLSDFLASAGDYQTALTLAAAKHDVVACVVTEPLEHAWPNSGLVSLEDAETGRRIVVDSGNAAWRVRFVQRAQQFDAARTRAIVRSGAHRMTVLTDEDPIAALARFMRRRAAEGRRL encoded by the coding sequence ATGAGCGCCATCGACCCCGACCTGATACGCCGCGTCGCGCGCATCGAGCTGCGAACGCGCAAGCTGGTCGACAGCAGTCTGATCGGGGCGTATCGCGCTGCATTTCGCGGGCGAGGCGTGACGTTTGACGCCGTGCGCCCGTATGAGCCCGGCGATGACGTGCGCCACATGGATTGGAAGGTCAGCGCCCGTACCGGAGAACCCCACGTCAAGCAGTTCGCCGCCGAGCGCGATCTTTCGGTCATGCTGGTGATTGACGACAGCGGCTCGATGCGTGCTGGTGCGCCGCGCTCCAAGCGTCAGGTTGCCGCAGAACTCGCGGCGGCGGTCGCGTGGATCGGGGGCCGCGCGGGCGACCGGGTCGGCGCACTCACCGTCCACAGCGGCGGGACTACGCTTGTGCCCGCACGCCGGGGCCGAAACCATGTGCTGCGTGTCATCCGTGCGGTGCTGGGGCAGGATGCCAGCCTACGCGGCACCGACTTGACCACGGCGCTGCGGATGACGGTTCAGGCGCAGCGCCAGCGCGGTATCATTTTCGTCCTGTCCGACTTCTTGGCGTCCGCTGGCGACTATCAGACGGCGCTCACGCTGGCCGCGGCCAAGCACGATGTCGTCGCGTGTGTTGTCACTGAGCCGCTTGAACACGCTTGGCCGAATTCCGGGCTGGTTTCACTTGAAGATGCAGAGACCGGGCGTCGGATCGTCGTCGACTCTGGAAATGCGGCATGGCGAGTGCGTTTTGTCCAGCGCGCGCAACAGTTCGACGCGGCGCGCACGCGCGCGATCGTCCGCAGCGGTGCGCATCGCATGACCGTCCTGACCGACGAGGATCCGATCGCTGCACTGGCGCGGTTCATGCGCCGTCGAGCTGCAGAAGGGCGGCGGCTGTGA
- a CDS encoding MoxR family ATPase, whose amino-acid sequence MANTVVQTRIQEVEAAVHSVIVGQEKLVNRLLIGLLCSGHVLIEGVPGLAKTLTVRALASALHVSFQRVQFTPDLLPSDIIGTQIFNPRTGEFTARRGPVFANLLLADEINRAPAKVQSALLEAMEERQVTLGEATELLPSPFMVLATQNPIEQEGTYPLPEAQLDRFLLKVVIGYPTRAQEREVMERMGGEAPPLPAPVMEARDLTAAQHAVHNEIFVDDRLKEYVLSLVEATRNPDQYGLKPLAALIALGASPRASLGLLRAGKAHAYLRGSGHVTPDDIRKVAPDVLRHRISLSFEAEAEGVTSDSIIEQLIARVAVPA is encoded by the coding sequence ATGGCAAACACGGTCGTTCAGACGCGCATCCAAGAGGTCGAAGCGGCGGTACACAGCGTGATCGTCGGGCAAGAGAAGCTGGTGAATCGCCTGTTGATCGGCTTGCTGTGCAGCGGGCATGTCCTCATCGAAGGCGTCCCCGGCCTTGCCAAGACCCTGACTGTTCGCGCGCTGGCGTCTGCACTGCACGTGTCGTTCCAACGGGTGCAGTTCACGCCCGATCTGCTGCCCAGCGATATCATCGGCACGCAGATCTTCAACCCGCGCACGGGCGAGTTCACGGCGCGGCGCGGCCCGGTGTTCGCCAACCTGCTGCTGGCAGACGAGATCAATCGCGCGCCGGCGAAAGTGCAGTCGGCCTTGCTTGAGGCGATGGAGGAGCGTCAGGTGACGCTGGGCGAAGCGACCGAACTGCTTCCGTCCCCGTTTATGGTGCTGGCGACCCAAAACCCGATCGAGCAGGAAGGGACGTATCCGCTGCCGGAAGCGCAACTGGACCGCTTTCTGCTCAAGGTCGTAATCGGCTATCCCACGCGTGCGCAGGAGCGAGAGGTCATGGAGCGGATGGGCGGCGAGGCGCCTCCGCTACCAGCGCCCGTGATGGAAGCCCGCGATCTGACGGCGGCGCAGCATGCCGTTCACAACGAGATCTTCGTCGACGACCGGCTCAAGGAGTACGTGCTTTCGTTGGTGGAGGCGACGCGCAACCCCGATCAGTACGGCCTGAAGCCGCTTGCCGCCCTGATCGCCCTCGGGGCGTCGCCGCGTGCGTCGCTGGGATTGCTGCGTGCGGGCAAGGCGCACGCCTACTTGCGCGGCTCGGGCCACGTCACGCCTGACGACATCCGGAAGGTTGCGCCGGATGTTCTGCGGCATCGGATCAGCTTGAGCTTCGAGGCCGAGGCGGAAGGCGTGACCAGCGACTCGATCATCGAGCAGCTTATCGCACGGGTTGCGGTACCGGCATGA
- a CDS encoding 8-oxo-dGTP diphosphatase, whose amino-acid sequence MTEGRMGAADQGAGQVDGRWMVSARTLVFVRCGDRVLLMKRGPHKRIFPNRYNGLGGHIERDEDPYSSALREVHEESGLTATNLELRGVHHIDAGADSGILMFVFTADADDQAPLSHSHEGVLEWVSLDRVLGLDLVEDLPHTLDRILTMERVAAPYFAHVSYDADDRIVIRYA is encoded by the coding sequence ATGACGGAGGGCCGGATGGGCGCGGCGGATCAAGGGGCAGGGCAGGTGGACGGGCGCTGGATGGTGAGCGCGCGTACGCTGGTGTTCGTGCGCTGCGGTGATCGTGTGCTGTTGATGAAGCGCGGCCCGCACAAGCGTATCTTTCCGAACCGGTACAACGGCCTCGGCGGCCATATCGAGCGCGACGAAGACCCGTACTCGTCAGCGCTGCGGGAGGTGCATGAGGAAAGCGGGCTTACGGCGACCAACCTCGAACTGCGAGGCGTCCACCACATCGACGCCGGCGCGGACAGCGGGATACTGATGTTCGTGTTCACGGCAGACGCCGACGATCAGGCTCCGCTTTCGCATAGTCACGAAGGCGTGCTGGAGTGGGTGTCGCTGGATCGTGTGCTTGGTCTCGATCTGGTCGAAGATCTTCCGCATACGCTCGATCGCATCCTCACCATGGAGCGTGTAGCTGCGCCGTACTTCGCGCATGTCAGCTATGACGCCGACGACCGGATCGTGATTCGGTATGCGTAA
- a CDS encoding ExeM/NucH family extracellular endonuclease: MKHRGSGLWLVAALAVVALALAPGAHVTQASASGVVISAVYGGGGNAGADFQNDYIELFNAGSAAVDISNWSLQYTSSTGNTWNNLTEIPATTTLQVGQYYLVQGSGSTANGIPLPTTPDLTDASPINLAGASGKIALFNTTTQFVGGTDPQVSPNYVDFVGYGAANPYEGSGAAPTLSNGTHGVRANNGCQDTDDNSADFAAVDVFTPRNTSSTLNPCLAPDLVTDVSGASNGVTGSPVTYTATVTNQGTAQADNVVMTVDLSGTAFAGATVDNFSEPQAFCSYLSPTITCNIGTLAASGGSYAVMFDVTPAVDGTLTIDSDATSNPADAGPNTDQLTTTFSPPAGDLTVNIIESDDPILSTDTLTLSFEISNVGTANATNYTLSASLSGGIGTFVTAPSGCSLSNGDTTLDCSFAGPLANDSDPNYVDANVVFSGAGTLTTDAAVQVAGDPNTGNDTDSETTTVDQGCGVAWDSIHDYQEGGVNEAVRGVVITTEGVVTADFQPSSPNGIGGFFVQEKFPDGDDTTSEGIFVFNNSFPVNAGDYIRITGTISEFDPSGSTPGGTLTQLSSITKVTLCAVGNTIAPTEVELPIADLADWENYESMLVEIVGSSGSLTVADMFALGSFGEMIVSDGKLYQPTHLYYPNTPDVANHLDLVARARIVVDDQRNGTGPNPVPHFPVDPNGLIRMGDETDSITGVILYTELSSTPMFRLHYTVPPVFAEVNPRPTSVPAVGTTTLKVASFNVLNYFNGNGAGGGFTTSDQRGAGNLTEFVRQTDKLVSAINKLDADVIGLMEIENDGEIPLENQAIFDLIAALNTAAGAGTWSFIDTGPIGTDDIRVALIYKTATATPVGPFAVLDYSEPFISFSRPPLAQTFEDINGGKVTVVVNHFKSKGCGGASGDDLDQGDGQGCFNATRVLSSTLLNDWINTGPTGTNDPDYLVIGDLNSYAKEDPITLLLAFGGYTDLLADAYGEDAYGYYFSGQAGYLDYALANDELNAQVTGVDVWHINSDEATIFDYNDFANTAPYYAVNEFRTSDHDPVLVGLNLVGTTAEIDSDDFILAGDDVTVTVQDLDVDAASVQITVTSTEGESETLTLFATGTPGEFSDTFNVADAAPTASNSILEGVSGTLTFSYIDGLNALGQIDTVVQSDTIVYQPGNDAVLVVPVEIVPGEDDWTINVTDADLTGPTVDVTVTSASGDSEIVTLTDVAGTYTAAVETVFVLGTPVASNSTIEVQATDTLTVTYNDVNTVAGPPAQRTENIAVNFDWVPEAFTLVETPPTLREASFDLSWTEPDGSSVFRIVVTQISTNTRLGTFVDEIVEADDVCAAGTCTYNVTGSPAGLFSWTVVAFGTSDVEASNAPGFYTVILDAIELISNGGFELDTNDDGTPDGWTGKNLSGDKRKCGAKGDGSDCALQFKGGVGPAGQFKQDLADATLILGTDVLDISAAASVNRDNTGVFVTVKVKYANPTAGANADGKDKVKLALTGVAPVGYSTIAGTLTADDAVTSASVKVAYKLTSGKLFVDDVSVVLQPIAPRTRLSDGAALDILPVPAVPDGFRGNN; encoded by the coding sequence ATGAAACACAGGGGTTCAGGGTTATGGTTGGTGGCCGCGCTGGCGGTCGTTGCGCTGGCGCTTGCGCCCGGCGCGCACGTCACACAGGCGTCCGCCAGCGGCGTTGTGATCAGTGCAGTCTATGGTGGCGGCGGCAACGCCGGCGCCGACTTCCAGAACGACTACATTGAGCTGTTCAACGCCGGCTCAGCGGCAGTTGACATTAGCAACTGGTCGCTTCAGTACACGTCCAGTACGGGCAATACGTGGAACAATCTGACTGAGATACCTGCAACCACAACGTTACAGGTCGGCCAGTACTACCTCGTTCAGGGCTCCGGTAGTACGGCGAATGGTATACCGCTTCCCACAACGCCGGATCTCACGGACGCAAGCCCCATCAATCTCGCTGGGGCTTCCGGAAAGATCGCGCTGTTCAACACCACGACGCAGTTTGTTGGCGGAACGGATCCTCAAGTCAGCCCAAACTATGTCGACTTCGTTGGCTATGGGGCCGCTAATCCGTATGAAGGAAGCGGTGCAGCCCCCACCTTGTCCAATGGAACGCATGGAGTCCGCGCCAACAACGGCTGTCAAGACACCGACGATAACAGCGCCGACTTCGCTGCCGTCGACGTCTTCACCCCGCGCAACACGTCATCGACGCTCAACCCGTGCCTCGCGCCAGACCTCGTTACAGACGTTTCCGGCGCGAGCAATGGCGTCACCGGCAGCCCTGTCACCTACACGGCAACGGTGACCAATCAGGGCACGGCGCAGGCCGACAACGTTGTGATGACCGTCGACCTGTCCGGCACGGCGTTCGCCGGTGCGACGGTCGACAACTTCAGCGAACCGCAGGCCTTCTGCTCCTACCTCAGCCCGACCATCACGTGCAACATCGGCACGCTGGCGGCGAGCGGCGGCAGCTACGCCGTGATGTTCGACGTCACGCCGGCGGTTGACGGTACGCTGACGATCGACAGCGATGCCACGTCCAACCCCGCCGACGCCGGCCCGAACACCGATCAGCTCACGACGACGTTCAGCCCGCCGGCCGGCGATCTCACCGTCAACATCATCGAGAGCGACGACCCAATACTGTCGACCGACACGCTGACACTGAGCTTCGAGATCAGCAACGTCGGCACGGCGAACGCCACCAACTACACGCTCTCGGCATCGCTTAGCGGCGGCATCGGCACGTTCGTCACGGCGCCGTCTGGCTGTTCGCTCTCGAACGGCGACACGACGCTGGATTGTTCGTTCGCCGGCCCGCTTGCCAACGACAGCGACCCAAACTACGTGGATGCTAACGTGGTGTTCTCGGGCGCTGGTACGCTGACGACCGACGCAGCGGTGCAGGTCGCGGGCGATCCGAATACCGGCAACGACACCGACAGCGAGACCACAACGGTCGATCAAGGCTGCGGCGTAGCGTGGGACAGCATCCACGACTATCAGGAAGGCGGCGTGAACGAGGCCGTCCGCGGAGTCGTCATCACGACCGAAGGCGTCGTCACGGCGGACTTCCAGCCCAGCAGCCCGAACGGCATCGGCGGCTTCTTCGTGCAAGAGAAGTTCCCCGACGGCGACGACACGACATCCGAGGGCATCTTCGTCTTCAACAACTCCTTCCCGGTCAACGCAGGCGACTACATCCGCATCACCGGCACGATCAGCGAGTTTGACCCGAGCGGCAGCACGCCGGGCGGCACGCTGACGCAACTTTCGTCGATCACGAAAGTGACACTGTGCGCCGTCGGCAATACGATAGCTCCGACCGAGGTCGAGCTTCCGATCGCCGACCTCGCCGACTGGGAAAACTACGAGAGCATGCTGGTGGAAATCGTCGGTTCGAGCGGCTCGCTCACCGTCGCCGACATGTTTGCGCTCGGCAGCTTCGGCGAGATGATCGTCAGCGACGGCAAGCTCTACCAGCCGACTCACCTGTACTATCCGAATACGCCCGACGTGGCGAACCATCTCGACCTCGTCGCCCGCGCGCGCATCGTCGTGGACGACCAGCGCAACGGAACCGGCCCGAACCCCGTCCCGCACTTCCCGGTGGATCCGAACGGATTGATCCGCATGGGAGATGAGACGGACTCGATCACCGGCGTAATCCTCTACACCGAGTTGTCCAGCACGCCGATGTTCCGGCTGCATTACACCGTCCCGCCGGTGTTCGCGGAGGTAAACCCGCGCCCGACATCGGTGCCGGCGGTTGGCACGACCACGCTCAAGGTCGCTAGCTTCAACGTGTTGAACTACTTCAACGGCAATGGCGCCGGCGGCGGATTCACGACATCCGATCAGCGCGGCGCTGGTAACCTGACCGAGTTCGTCCGCCAGACGGACAAGCTGGTGTCGGCCATCAATAAGCTCGACGCCGACGTTATCGGCCTGATGGAGATCGAAAACGACGGCGAAATTCCGCTTGAGAATCAGGCCATCTTCGACCTGATCGCCGCGTTGAACACGGCGGCCGGCGCGGGAACGTGGTCGTTCATCGACACCGGCCCGATCGGCACCGACGACATCCGCGTGGCGCTCATCTACAAGACGGCCACGGCGACGCCCGTAGGCCCGTTCGCCGTGCTCGACTACAGCGAGCCGTTCATCTCCTTCAGCCGCCCGCCGCTCGCGCAGACGTTCGAAGACATCAACGGCGGCAAGGTCACGGTCGTCGTCAACCACTTCAAGTCGAAGGGCTGCGGCGGCGCGTCGGGTGACGACCTCGATCAGGGCGACGGTCAGGGCTGCTTCAACGCAACCCGCGTGCTGTCATCGACGCTGCTGAACGACTGGATCAACACGGGGCCTACCGGTACCAACGATCCCGACTATCTGGTCATCGGCGACCTCAACAGCTACGCCAAGGAAGACCCGATCACATTACTTCTGGCCTTCGGCGGCTACACCGATCTCCTTGCCGATGCCTACGGTGAAGACGCCTACGGCTACTACTTCTCCGGTCAGGCGGGATACCTCGACTACGCGCTCGCCAATGACGAGCTGAACGCGCAGGTCACGGGTGTCGATGTGTGGCACATCAACTCGGACGAAGCGACGATCTTCGACTACAACGACTTCGCCAACACGGCACCGTACTACGCCGTGAACGAATTCCGCACGTCCGATCACGATCCGGTACTGGTCGGCCTGAACCTGGTCGGCACTACGGCGGAAATCGACAGCGACGACTTCATCCTCGCCGGCGACGACGTAACCGTCACGGTGCAGGATTTGGACGTCGACGCCGCATCCGTGCAGATAACGGTCACCAGCACCGAAGGCGAGAGTGAAACGTTGACGCTGTTTGCGACCGGCACCCCGGGCGAATTCAGCGACACCTTCAACGTCGCCGACGCGGCGCCGACGGCCTCCAACTCGATCCTTGAGGGGGTAAGCGGCACGCTGACCTTCTCGTACATCGACGGCCTCAACGCGCTCGGCCAGATCGACACGGTAGTTCAATCGGACACGATCGTCTATCAGCCGGGCAACGACGCTGTTCTGGTCGTGCCGGTCGAGATCGTGCCGGGAGAAGACGACTGGACGATCAACGTCACCGACGCCGACCTGACTGGCCCGACGGTCGATGTCACGGTTACCAGCGCCAGCGGTGACTCCGAAATCGTCACGCTGACGGACGTCGCTGGTACCTACACGGCCGCTGTCGAGACGGTCTTCGTACTGGGTACGCCGGTGGCAAGCAATTCGACCATCGAGGTTCAGGCCACCGACACGCTAACGGTAACCTACAACGACGTCAACACGGTGGCTGGCCCGCCCGCCCAACGCACAGAGAACATCGCGGTCAACTTCGACTGGGTGCCTGAAGCGTTCACACTCGTTGAGACACCGCCGACGCTCCGCGAGGCGAGCTTCGACCTAAGCTGGACCGAGCCAGACGGTTCATCGGTCTTCCGTATTGTCGTCACCCAAATCTCGACCAACACGCGCCTCGGCACGTTTGTGGACGAGATCGTCGAGGCCGACGATGTTTGTGCGGCAGGTACATGCACTTACAACGTGACCGGGTCGCCGGCGGGTCTGTTTAGTTGGACCGTTGTGGCATTCGGTACCTCCGATGTCGAGGCCAGCAACGCGCCGGGCTTCTACACGGTGATCTTGGACGCCATCGAACTGATATCCAACGGCGGCTTCGAGTTGGACACCAATGACGACGGCACGCCTGACGGCTGGACGGGCAAGAACCTGAGCGGCGACAAGCGTAAGTGCGGCGCCAAGGGTGACGGCTCGGACTGCGCACTGCAGTTCAAGGGCGGCGTCGGACCCGCCGGTCAGTTCAAGCAGGACTTGGCGGATGCGACGCTCATCCTCGGTACCGACGTGCTCGACATCAGCGCGGCGGCGTCGGTGAACCGTGACAACACAGGCGTGTTCGTCACCGTCAAGGTCAAGTACGCCAACCCGACCGCCGGCGCCAACGCTGACGGCAAGGACAAGGTCAAGCTCGCGCTGACTGGCGTTGCTCCGGTCGGCTACTCGACCATCGCTGGAACGTTGACCGCAGACGACGCCGTGACGTCGGCATCGGTCAAGGTCGCTTACAAGCTGACCAGCGGCAAGCTGTTCGTCGACGACGTGTCGGTAGTGCTGCAACCGATCGCACCGCGCACACGCCTCAGCGACGGTGCCGCGCTCGACATCCTGCCTGTCCCGGCAGTGCCGGACGGGTTCCGCGGCAACAACTAG
- a CDS encoding substrate-binding domain-containing protein — protein MTKMLRRAIAALLMLTAFAAIGAAQDEVNVVGSGVAGRAFQAIVTDAPFAYEFSGTQSGIGLFCGGGADIVLTSRPLSVAEDTACAANGVEYSELLFAYDGYALIASEDVDFLDCVSSGLLSALIVPSAAGDETSWRDANPEYPDLAFQFVLPAGVSQPAALLDPLVVGDGFRADALTGADSDEVVSLVSSGSGRLGLVSLNAALSAEGVRVLELDNPTLTGCYAPSVAQAFDRQYSGGTRLFAYVSTGALEAEGVADALSAVIAADAAASLDAAGFVAPTEAIAAQNADVLSNGTSGRVFSGDVVTYQILGDTTGTLRVGGDSAAADYLSLALPAVSRNYSTITVEETILGAAEGIREFCNGNRELLALTRDLTDEERANCEAAEIEVVTQPLGSQTSVLIGNGSSQYLSCLTTAQLAAAVTASAELPASWDQVDPSFAADPIYVFVAGKSAVPVEVALSGLGEANAVVREDVQVNADALYRAAAVANTPGAVAILSWAELADVADSGQEGYQVVSVDAGAGCVEPSVETASDGTYALARPISLAVTKASLERDIIQATLFTLFADTSYQYFVSSGLVGLSFTDLVGVRAALAEQFAEADAAEAERFAAEVAATQTAIATLTPQGEVTPEPTPEATPGS, from the coding sequence ATGACGAAAATGCTGCGGCGCGCGATTGCCGCGCTGCTTATGCTAACGGCGTTCGCCGCGATAGGCGCTGCTCAAGACGAGGTCAACGTCGTCGGGTCAGGTGTTGCCGGCCGTGCGTTTCAAGCGATCGTAACCGACGCTCCGTTTGCCTACGAGTTCAGTGGCACCCAGTCCGGTATTGGTCTGTTTTGCGGCGGCGGCGCTGATATCGTGCTGACGAGCCGGCCGCTTTCGGTGGCCGAGGACACCGCTTGCGCGGCGAATGGCGTCGAGTACAGCGAACTGCTCTTCGCCTATGACGGTTACGCGCTGATCGCCTCGGAAGATGTCGACTTTCTTGACTGCGTGAGTTCAGGGTTGTTGTCTGCGCTGATCGTGCCGAGCGCCGCAGGTGACGAGACCTCGTGGAGAGACGCCAACCCTGAATATCCCGATCTTGCGTTCCAGTTCGTGCTGCCGGCGGGTGTTAGCCAGCCAGCGGCGCTGCTTGACCCATTGGTCGTCGGAGACGGATTCCGCGCCGATGCACTGACCGGAGCGGACAGCGACGAAGTTGTGTCGTTGGTCTCGTCCGGAAGCGGACGGCTTGGACTCGTGTCGCTCAACGCTGCGTTGAGCGCCGAGGGTGTTCGTGTGTTGGAACTCGACAACCCGACCCTGACGGGCTGCTATGCGCCAAGCGTTGCGCAGGCGTTCGACCGGCAGTACTCGGGTGGAACGCGGCTCTTCGCGTACGTTTCGACCGGCGCGCTGGAAGCCGAGGGCGTGGCGGACGCGCTGAGCGCAGTTATCGCAGCGGACGCGGCGGCCAGCCTCGACGCGGCGGGATTTGTCGCGCCGACCGAGGCGATTGCGGCGCAGAACGCCGACGTGCTGTCCAACGGGACCAGCGGCCGCGTCTTCAGCGGCGATGTCGTGACCTATCAGATCCTCGGGGACACCACCGGCACGCTTCGTGTTGGGGGAGACTCGGCCGCGGCGGACTACCTTTCCTTGGCTTTGCCCGCCGTGTCGCGCAACTACAGCACGATCACCGTCGAGGAGACCATTCTCGGCGCGGCCGAAGGCATCCGCGAGTTCTGCAACGGTAACCGCGAACTGCTTGCCCTGACTCGCGATCTCACCGACGAAGAACGCGCCAACTGTGAGGCGGCTGAGATCGAAGTCGTGACCCAGCCTCTCGGCAGCCAAACGTCGGTGTTGATTGGCAACGGCAGCTCTCAGTATCTGTCGTGCCTCACGACCGCGCAGCTTGCCGCGGCAGTGACCGCGTCGGCCGAGCTTCCCGCGTCGTGGGATCAGGTTGACCCCTCATTTGCCGCCGATCCGATCTACGTGTTCGTCGCGGGCAAGAGCGCCGTACCGGTCGAGGTCGCGCTGAGTGGCTTGGGCGAGGCGAACGCTGTTGTGCGTGAGGATGTTCAAGTCAATGCAGATGCGCTATATCGCGCGGCCGCAGTAGCGAACACGCCGGGCGCCGTCGCCATTCTGTCTTGGGCCGAGCTGGCGGATGTCGCTGACTCGGGGCAGGAAGGCTATCAAGTGGTTTCCGTCGATGCCGGCGCGGGCTGCGTTGAACCGTCGGTCGAAACGGCCAGTGACGGCACCTATGCGCTTGCCCGCCCGATATCGCTGGCGGTCACGAAGGCGTCGCTTGAGCGGGACATCATTCAGGCCACGCTGTTCACCCTGTTTGCCGATACGAGCTACCAGTATTTCGTCAGCTCTGGATTGGTCGGGCTTAGCTTCACCGATCTCGTCGGCGTGCGCGCGGCGCTCGCGGAGCAGTTTGCGGAGGCGGACGCGGCGGAGGCCGAGCGGTTCGCAGCCGAGGTGGCGGCCACGCAGACCGCAATAGCGACGTTGACCCCGCAGGGTGAGGTCACGCCGGAGCCGACACCCGAGGCTACACCCGGCAGCTAG